One genomic segment of Buchnera aphidicola (Anoecia oenotherae) includes these proteins:
- the tsf gene encoding translation elongation factor Ts, which produces MENVSASLVKSLRMRTGVGILECKKALIESNGNIELAIDYLRTSGIKNAKKKIRNTTLQGSIFLKIKNNFGVILEINSETDFASRSTEFNLIGTELAKIAIEKKIKGIDELKNIFEKKRLFFINQFSENISIRRIKFLNGESLGSYMHNSRIGVLVSSDLKNVRTDILHQLAMHIAANDPEYISSDNIPKHITDREYEIQLNLSKRINKKDFVIKKILEGRMKKYVNSICLMEQNFLLDNTKKVKDVLLEHKFLVKNYIRFELGR; this is translated from the coding sequence ATGGAAAATGTTTCAGCTTCTCTTGTAAAGAGTTTAAGAATGAGAACAGGAGTAGGTATACTAGAGTGTAAGAAAGCTTTGATAGAGTCGAATGGAAATATAGAATTAGCTATTGATTATCTTAGAACATCTGGTATAAAAAATGCTAAAAAAAAAATAAGAAATACAACTTTGCAAGGTTCTATTTTCTTAAAAATTAAAAATAATTTTGGAGTTATTTTAGAAATAAATTCTGAAACTGATTTTGCTTCTCGTAGTACAGAATTTAACTTGATAGGTACAGAGTTAGCAAAAATAGCTATTGAAAAAAAAATAAAAGGTATTGATGAATTAAAAAACATTTTTGAAAAAAAAAGATTATTTTTTATTAATCAATTTTCAGAAAATATTTCTATTCGTAGAATTAAATTTTTAAATGGAGAGAGTTTAGGATCGTATATGCATAATTCTAGAATTGGAGTATTAGTATCTAGTGATTTAAAAAATGTTAGAACAGATATTTTACATCAGTTAGCTATGCATATTGCAGCAAATGACCCAGAGTATATTTCATCCGATAATATTCCTAAACATATTACGGATAGAGAGTATGAAATACAATTAAATTTATCGAAAAGAATAAATAAAAAAGATTTTGTTATAAAAAAAATTCTAGAAGGTAGAATGAAGAAATATGTAAATAGTATTTGTTTGATGGAACAAAATTTTTTGTTAGATAATACTAAAAAAGTAAAAGACGTGTTATTAGAACATAAGTTTTTGGTAAAGAATTATATTCGGTTTGAATTAGGTCGTTAA
- the map gene encoding type I methionyl aminopeptidase codes for MTSTLIKTSQEIKKMRIAGKLTSEVLNMIKPFLIPGISTGEIDRICHNYIIKQQKAIPACLGYNGFPNSICTSVNDVVCHGIPNYKEYLKEGDIINIDVAVIKNGYHGDASKMFVIGKTTKQFRKLCKIAKNSLFLALKKIKPGVYSSIIGKTIQKYVESNKFSVVRNYCGHGIGKKFHEKPEILHFYNKKIAGIKIKKNMTFTVEPMINIGNHNVQCMQDGWTVKTKDHSYSAQYEHTILVTENGCEILTL; via the coding sequence ATGACTAGCACTCTAATCAAAACAAGTCAAGAAATTAAAAAAATGAGAATCGCAGGGAAATTAACTTCAGAAGTATTAAATATGATTAAACCCTTTCTTATACCAGGAATCTCAACAGGTGAAATTGATCGTATTTGCCATAATTATATAATAAAACAACAAAAAGCTATTCCAGCTTGTTTAGGATATAATGGATTTCCGAATTCTATTTGCACATCCGTAAATGACGTAGTATGCCACGGTATTCCTAACTACAAAGAATACCTCAAAGAAGGAGATATCATTAATATTGATGTTGCAGTTATTAAAAATGGATATCATGGAGATGCCTCTAAAATGTTTGTTATAGGTAAAACCACAAAACAATTTAGAAAACTATGTAAAATTGCAAAAAATAGCTTATTTTTAGCTTTAAAAAAAATAAAACCTGGAGTTTATTCTTCTATCATTGGAAAAACAATACAAAAATATGTAGAAAGTAATAAATTTTCTGTAGTTCGTAACTATTGTGGACATGGAATCGGAAAAAAGTTTCATGAAAAACCTGAAATTTTACATTTTTATAATAAAAAAATCGCTGGTATTAAAATAAAAAAAAACATGACTTTTACAGTAGAACCTATGATTAATATTGGAAACCATAATGTTCAATGTATGCAGGATGGATGGACAGTAAAAACAAAAGATCATAGCTATTCTGCTCAATATGAGCATACCATTTTAGTTACAGAAAATGGATGCGAGATTCTTACTTTATAA
- the rpsB gene encoding 30S ribosomal protein S2: MHIISMKDMLKAGVHFGHQTRYWNPKMKPFIFGSRNKVHIINLEKSLPLFNIALCELKKIFYRNGKILFIGTKKAARKEIKIAAVNCKQFYVNHRWLGGMLTNWKTVRQSIKRLQDLEIQLEDGTLDKLTKKERLLRLRELDKLEKSLGGIKKMGGLPDAIFVIDAEYENIAIKEANNLSIPVFSIVDTNSNPEGVDFIIPGNDDAIRAIKLYLNTVVSVLRRSSDKKIIIKKNK; the protein is encoded by the coding sequence ATGCATATTATTTCAATGAAGGATATGTTAAAAGCAGGAGTGCATTTTGGTCATCAAACACGTTATTGGAATCCAAAAATGAAACCTTTTATTTTTGGATCACGCAATAAAGTGCATATTATTAATTTAGAAAAATCATTACCGTTATTTAATATAGCTTTATGTGAATTAAAAAAAATATTTTATAGAAACGGAAAGATATTATTCATAGGTACTAAAAAAGCAGCAAGAAAAGAGATAAAAATAGCAGCTGTAAACTGTAAGCAATTTTATGTTAACCATCGTTGGTTAGGTGGAATGTTAACGAATTGGAAAACTGTAAGACAGTCAATAAAACGTTTACAGGATTTAGAAATTCAATTAGAAGACGGTACGTTAGATAAATTAACAAAAAAAGAACGACTTTTAAGATTAAGAGAATTAGATAAATTAGAAAAAAGTTTAGGTGGAATAAAAAAAATGGGAGGGTTACCTGATGCTATTTTTGTTATAGATGCTGAATATGAAAATATTGCTATAAAAGAAGCTAACAATCTTAGTATACCAGTATTTTCTATAGTTGATACAAATTCTAATCCAGAAGGAGTTGATTTTATCATTCCTGGTAATGATGATGCTATTAGAGCTATTAAATTATATTTAAACACAGTAGTATCTGTTCTTCGAAGGAGTAGTGATAAAAAAATAATTATTAAAAAGAATAAATAG
- the pyrH gene encoding UMP kinase produces MCIYKKKVYNRVLIKLSGESLQNEKKTGINQFFLYRIAKDIKEIVQLGIQVSIVIGGGNLFRGSSLTNIGVNHIVADHIGMLATIINGLAIRDILFQKKVQSYLMSSFSIKGMCSSFNLDKARKLLSSNIVIIFGGGTGNPCFTTDSAACLRAIETKSEIVLKGTNVNGVYSADPKKKLNAIMYHKLSYKEVLDKELKIMDLSAFILARDYKIPICVFNINTPGLLYKIVTGVQEGTFIGY; encoded by the coding sequence ATGTGTATTTATAAAAAAAAAGTATATAATCGAGTATTAATAAAATTAAGTGGAGAATCTTTACAAAACGAAAAAAAAACCGGTATAAATCAGTTTTTTTTATACCGCATAGCAAAAGATATAAAAGAAATAGTACAATTAGGAATACAAGTTTCTATTGTGATTGGAGGTGGAAACTTGTTTAGAGGTTCTAGTCTAACTAATATAGGAGTAAATCATATTGTAGCGGATCATATAGGAATGCTAGCAACTATCATTAATGGACTAGCTATCAGAGACATTTTATTTCAAAAAAAAGTTCAATCATATTTAATGTCTTCATTTTCTATAAAAGGAATGTGTTCAAGTTTTAATTTAGATAAAGCTAGAAAATTACTTTCTAGTAATATAGTGATTATTTTTGGAGGAGGAACGGGTAATCCATGCTTTACTACAGATTCAGCTGCATGTTTGAGAGCTATTGAAACTAAATCAGAAATAGTATTAAAAGGAACAAATGTGAATGGTGTATATTCAGCCGATCCAAAAAAAAAGTTAAATGCGATAATGTATCATAAATTAAGTTATAAAGAAGTATTAGACAAAGAGTTAAAGATAATGGATTTGTCAGCATTTATTTTAGCGCGAGATTATAAAATTCCTATTTGTGTTTTTAACATTAATACTCCAGGATTACTGTATAAGATTGTTACTGGAGTTCAAGAAGGAACATTTATTGGATACTGA
- the dnaE gene encoding DNA polymerase III subunit alpha, producing MEEKFSHLSVHSDYSMVDGICKLEVLVKQAYDFKMPYLALTDYNNLFGILKFYKISQKYGIKPIIGLETKIISSDFGDTFFDIILLASNYTGYKNLLILISKAYNFKKNNKNISVVFIFRKWLTEFRKGLIIISSSENGDIFQSLLKNNYLIAKNYLEYYHKYFPRACYIEISRIGKENERNYLDLVADFSYQNRIPIVATNKVRFLKEEDFYAHTVRLSINQGISIYDKNFKNNYTRKQYFRSQDEMCFLFKDTPEVLVNSIEIAKRCNVLLQYKKKLLPVFYDNVISEDKFLIKKSKKGLEERLKFIFPNKEQRISMSKKYFNRLNNELKIINQIGFPGYFLVVMEFINWSKKNNIPVGPGRGSGAGSLVAYALKITELDPIKLNLLFERFLNPERVSMPDFDIDFCMDRRDEVINHVSKIYGKELVSQIITFGTMTAKSVVRDVGRAFGHPYGFMNSISKLIPLDPGICLDSALKISNELSDLCKTNSDARHIIFIAKKLEGLIKHVGKHAGGVIIAPKKIFNFSPLYCDAFGKNLITQFDKDDLEQIGLVKFDFLGLKTLTIIHNAVKVINEKRNILCKKCIDIKLISLKDKNVFNLLQQSDTIGIFQLESSGMKDLILRLKPDSFEDLIALIALFRPGPLQSGMVDNFINRKNGKERISYPIEKLEHDLLRPILQSTYGIILYQEQVMKIVQVLAGYTLGAADILRRVISKKKLLEMKQQRSIFLNGAKKNNISTTFAEKIFSLLENFADYGFNKSHSAAYALISYQTLWLKTYYPTYFMSSVMSSEIDNTERIITLVNEVKRMNIRIVPPSIKYSEYFFYVNDKNHIVYGMGAIKGVGKIAINSIVKIRKKYKQFSSFFDLCIKIDHKKITKKILEKLIMSGVLDTFNRCRIELLRQLNYVFRSSVKYLEYKMLKQKSLFGSLSTELKALNKSYIKNKPSFVLKKDIYMYEYETLGFYLTNHPVRRYFKEVKRYVKDISFTTSKNFFNKNKEISLFGVIISINKRIDRNNKMYITFVLDDYYGRIGIVIFSKFLKDNEKYIKNNHVIYVNGFVKFDLYVNKQTFIATSCKSIVDLREKNINFIKLIIYEKNISTLILDKLYNILKKYNTGIVPVYIYYFKDKSFTKLSLGKKWNVFPIDELFNDLKYILGKDNVKLKCKNIY from the coding sequence TTGGAAGAAAAGTTTTCTCATTTAAGTGTTCATAGTGATTATTCTATGGTAGATGGAATATGTAAGCTTGAAGTTTTAGTTAAACAAGCTTATGATTTTAAAATGCCTTATTTAGCTTTAACAGATTATAATAATTTATTTGGAATCTTAAAGTTTTATAAAATTTCTCAGAAATATGGAATTAAACCAATTATTGGATTAGAAACCAAAATTATTTCTAGTGATTTTGGTGATACTTTTTTTGATATAATTTTATTAGCTTCTAATTATACAGGATATAAAAATCTTCTTATTTTAATTTCTAAAGCATATAATTTTAAAAAAAATAATAAAAATATTTCAGTAGTATTTATTTTTAGAAAATGGCTAACTGAATTTAGAAAAGGATTAATAATAATTTCTAGTTCTGAAAATGGAGATATATTTCAATCTTTATTAAAAAATAATTATTTAATAGCTAAGAATTATTTAGAATATTATCATAAATATTTTCCTAGAGCATGTTACATAGAAATATCTAGAATAGGAAAAGAAAATGAAAGAAATTATTTAGATTTAGTTGCTGATTTTTCCTATCAAAATAGGATTCCAATAGTAGCTACTAATAAAGTGCGTTTTTTAAAAGAAGAAGATTTTTATGCGCATACTGTTAGATTATCTATTAATCAAGGTATAAGTATTTATGATAAAAATTTTAAAAATAATTATACAAGGAAACAATATTTTCGATCTCAAGATGAAATGTGTTTTCTTTTTAAAGATACTCCAGAAGTTTTAGTGAATAGCATAGAAATCGCAAAACGTTGTAATGTCTTATTGCAGTACAAAAAAAAATTGTTACCTGTCTTTTATGACAACGTTATTTCTGAAGATAAGTTTTTAATAAAAAAATCTAAGAAGGGATTAGAAGAAAGATTAAAATTTATTTTTCCAAATAAAGAACAAAGAATAAGTATGAGTAAGAAATATTTCAATCGATTAAATAATGAACTTAAGATTATTAATCAAATTGGTTTCCCTGGATATTTTTTAGTAGTGATGGAATTTATAAATTGGTCAAAAAAAAATAATATACCAGTTGGACCTGGTAGAGGATCAGGTGCTGGTTCTTTAGTAGCTTATGCATTAAAAATTACAGAACTAGATCCTATAAAATTAAATTTATTATTTGAAAGATTTCTTAATCCAGAACGTGTTTCTATGCCAGATTTTGATATTGATTTTTGTATGGATAGAAGAGATGAAGTAATTAATCATGTATCAAAGATTTATGGAAAAGAACTAGTATCTCAAATAATAACTTTTGGAACTATGACAGCTAAGTCGGTAGTTAGAGATGTTGGGAGAGCATTTGGACATCCATATGGTTTTATGAATAGTATTTCTAAGTTAATTCCATTAGATCCTGGAATATGTTTAGATTCAGCATTGAAAATATCAAATGAATTAAGTGATTTATGTAAAACTAATTCTGATGCTCGTCATATTATTTTTATAGCTAAAAAGTTAGAAGGATTAATAAAACATGTAGGAAAACATGCTGGAGGGGTGATTATAGCTCCAAAAAAAATTTTTAACTTTTCTCCGTTATATTGCGATGCATTTGGAAAAAATTTAATTACTCAGTTTGATAAAGATGATTTAGAACAAATCGGTTTAGTTAAATTTGATTTTTTAGGATTAAAAACTTTAACTATTATTCATAATGCAGTGAAGGTTATAAATGAAAAGAGAAATATATTATGTAAAAAATGTATAGATATAAAGTTAATCTCTTTAAAAGATAAAAACGTATTTAATTTATTACAACAATCGGATACTATTGGTATATTTCAGTTAGAATCTAGTGGTATGAAAGATCTTATTTTGCGTTTAAAACCGGATTCGTTCGAAGATTTAATAGCTTTAATAGCTTTATTTAGGCCAGGACCGTTACAATCTGGAATGGTAGATAATTTTATTAATAGAAAAAACGGAAAAGAAAGAATTTCTTATCCAATAGAAAAATTAGAACATGATTTATTACGTCCAATATTGCAGTCGACATATGGCATAATTTTATATCAAGAACAAGTCATGAAGATAGTTCAAGTATTAGCTGGTTATACTTTAGGAGCTGCTGATATCTTAAGAAGAGTAATTAGTAAAAAAAAATTGTTAGAAATGAAACAGCAGAGATCTATTTTTTTAAATGGAGCTAAAAAGAATAATATTAGTACGACATTTGCAGAAAAAATATTTAGTTTATTAGAAAACTTTGCTGATTATGGTTTTAATAAGTCTCATTCTGCAGCGTATGCTCTTATTTCGTATCAAACGTTATGGTTGAAAACATATTATCCTACATATTTTATGTCATCAGTTATGAGTTCAGAGATAGATAATACAGAAAGAATTATTACTTTAGTTAATGAAGTAAAAAGAATGAATATTAGAATAGTTCCTCCTAGTATAAAATATAGCGAATATTTTTTCTATGTTAACGACAAAAATCATATAGTTTATGGAATGGGTGCTATTAAAGGAGTTGGAAAAATTGCTATAAATTCGATTGTAAAAATAAGAAAAAAATATAAGCAATTTTCTAGTTTTTTTGATTTATGTATAAAGATAGATCATAAAAAAATTACTAAAAAAATTTTAGAAAAGTTAATCATGTCAGGAGTTTTAGATACATTTAATAGATGTAGAATAGAATTATTAAGGCAATTAAATTATGTTTTTAGGTCATCTGTTAAATATTTAGAATATAAAATGTTAAAACAAAAAAGTTTATTTGGTTCACTTTCAACTGAGTTAAAAGCATTAAATAAAAGTTATATTAAGAATAAACCTTCGTTTGTTTTGAAAAAAGATATATATATGTATGAGTACGAAACTTTAGGTTTTTATCTTACTAATCATCCAGTACGACGATATTTCAAAGAAGTAAAAAGATATGTAAAAGATATTTCTTTTACTACGAGTAAAAATTTTTTTAATAAAAATAAAGAAATATCTTTATTTGGAGTAATTATATCTATAAATAAAAGAATAGATAGAAATAATAAAATGTATATTACTTTTGTTTTAGATGATTATTATGGTAGGATTGGAATAGTAATTTTTAGTAAGTTTTTAAAAGATAATGAAAAATATATTAAGAACAATCATGTTATATATGTTAACGGATTTGTGAAATTTGACTTATATGTTAACAAACAAACATTTATAGCGACTTCTTGTAAGTCTATAGTAGATTTAAGAGAAAAAAATATTAATTTTATAAAGCTGATTATATATGAAAAAAATATAAGTACTTTGATATTAGATAAGTTGTACAATATTTTAAAAAAGTATAATACAGGCATTGTTCCAGTGTATATATACTATTTTAAAGATAAAAGTTTCACTAAATTATCTTTAGGAAAAAAATGGAACGTATTTCCTATAGATGAATTATTTAATGATTTAAAATATATTTTAGGAAAAGATAATGTAAAATTAAAATGTAAAAATATATATTAA
- the frr gene encoding ribosome recycling factor, which produces MNDLKKDVYVKMDKCIDSFKESIKKISTGRATPSLLDSINIEYYNNIVPLKKISSIVVEDSHTLKINTFDSSIRSVVKKNIMKSNLGLNPVIVGDSIKVFIPILTEERRKEFIKLLNHDAEKAKISIRNIRREANEKLKNGKKKKIISNDEEYITQNAIQDLTDNYMKKIEFIALKKKNNILTI; this is translated from the coding sequence ATGAATGATTTAAAAAAAGATGTGTATGTTAAAATGGATAAGTGTATAGATTCTTTTAAAGAATCTATTAAAAAAATTAGTACTGGAAGAGCTACACCTTCTTTGTTAGATTCTATAAATATAGAATATTATAATAACATAGTACCTTTAAAAAAAATATCTAGTATAGTTGTTGAGGATTCGCATACGTTGAAAATAAATACTTTTGATTCTTCTATACGTTCTGTAGTAAAAAAAAATATAATGAAATCTAATTTGGGATTAAATCCTGTAATAGTAGGCGATAGTATAAAAGTATTTATACCTATTTTAACTGAAGAAAGAAGAAAAGAATTTATAAAATTACTGAATCATGATGCAGAAAAAGCAAAAATTAGTATTAGAAACATAAGACGTGAAGCTAATGAAAAATTAAAGAATGGTAAGAAAAAAAAAATAATTAGTAATGATGAAGAATATATTACTCAGAATGCTATTCAGGATTTAACTGATAATTATATGAAAAAAATAGAATTTATAGCTCTAAAAAAAAAGAATAATATTCTAACTATATGA
- a CDS encoding 3-hydroxyacyl-ACP dehydratase FabZ family protein, with protein MINIPDFLPHCFPFLLIDKVIAYQNNKYLYALTKIANNSFFLNIHYPERPVFPGSIILEIIAQSSGLLEFISNGKLKKNEIYYLYKVNTLNFRCPIFANNILVIKVFVNESRNYITRFKGFITVKDKIVCNFYISCIRKCIY; from the coding sequence ATGATTAATATACCTGATTTTTTACCTCATTGTTTTCCATTTTTACTTATTGATAAAGTAATTGCATATCAAAATAATAAATATTTATATGCATTAACAAAAATAGCTAACAACAGTTTTTTTTTAAATATTCATTATCCAGAGAGACCTGTTTTCCCAGGTTCTATAATTTTAGAAATAATAGCACAATCAAGTGGTTTGCTAGAATTCATTAGTAACGGAAAATTAAAAAAAAATGAAATATATTATTTATATAAAGTTAATACATTAAATTTTAGATGTCCTATTTTTGCAAATAATATATTAGTAATTAAGGTTTTTGTAAATGAATCACGGAATTATATAACAAGATTTAAAGGTTTCATAACAGTTAAAGATAAAATAGTATGTAATTTCTATATCTCGTGTATTAGAAAGTGTATTTATTAA
- a CDS encoding proline--tRNA ligase, whose amino-acid sequence MKTSNYLLYTLKTISNQTDTISNQLMLRAGIIRKISSGLYTWLPTGMRVIKKIQTIIQKELNKTNAIEISMPILQPSKIWENSGRIKTYGKELLKIHDRRNKMFILSPTHEELITLLLKKEINSYKQLPIILYQTQTKFRDEIRPRFGTIRTREFLMKDAYSFHLKSSCLDKTYKIMYKIYSKIFKSMNINFKIVEASSNNMGGNISHEFQAISSSGEDKIVFSNNSNYASNIEIAAIKNNLNNLLDIDENNYLLKNKIFFKKLNRICIQKINHYSIPNLVNTFIAKYYSGKKLSFIALLIKKNRQLNLTKIKNLTLFSSPITLATQKEIFKLTGQNDLNVIGPIGLTIPIISDIEVAKMKNFSVKANAKNYFFTGVNWIRDLKKPYIEDIRNIEKDDNNPDNTTEKITISPSIEIAHIFKIGSIYSKKINFSIKNKDKKDVFLKMGCYGIGITRLIATIIEQHHDKYGIIWPNSIAPFHVALIPINFHKSTTVKKTSNHMYDELKKNNIDTILDNRKEYLGKMFSEIELIGIPHILILKKNHILKGKIEYKNRREKNNILIPIKNVIDFIKQQMV is encoded by the coding sequence TATTTACTCTATACTTTAAAAACAATATCTAATCAAACTGATACAATTAGTAACCAGTTAATGTTAAGAGCAGGAATTATTAGAAAAATTTCTTCAGGATTATATACTTGGTTACCAACTGGAATGAGAGTTATAAAAAAAATTCAAACAATAATTCAAAAAGAGCTTAATAAAACTAATGCTATAGAAATTAGCATGCCCATCTTACAACCAAGTAAAATATGGGAAAATAGCGGAAGAATAAAAACTTACGGAAAAGAACTATTAAAAATACACGATCGAAGAAATAAAATGTTTATATTAAGCCCTACTCATGAAGAATTAATAACATTATTGCTTAAAAAAGAAATAAATTCTTATAAACAACTACCTATTATTTTATATCAAACACAGACAAAATTTAGAGACGAAATTAGACCACGATTTGGAACTATACGAACACGTGAATTTTTGATGAAAGACGCTTATTCTTTTCATTTAAAATCAAGTTGTTTAGATAAAACCTATAAAATCATGTATAAAATATATTCTAAAATATTTAAATCAATGAATATTAATTTTAAAATAGTCGAGGCAAGTTCAAACAATATGGGAGGAAACATTTCTCATGAATTTCAAGCAATATCAAGTTCTGGAGAAGACAAAATTGTATTTTCTAATAATTCCAACTACGCTTCAAATATAGAAATCGCTGCAATAAAAAATAATTTAAATAATCTATTAGATATTGATGAAAATAATTATTTATTAAAAAATAAAATATTTTTTAAAAAATTAAATAGAATATGCATTCAAAAAATAAATCATTACTCTATTCCAAATCTAGTAAACACATTTATAGCTAAATATTATTCTGGTAAAAAATTATCTTTTATTGCTTTACTCATAAAAAAAAATCGACAATTAAATCTAACTAAAATCAAAAATTTAACCTTATTTTCTTCTCCTATAACATTAGCTACACAAAAAGAAATTTTTAAACTTACAGGGCAAAATGATCTAAATGTAATTGGACCTATTGGATTAACTATTCCTATAATTTCTGATATAGAAGTAGCAAAAATGAAAAATTTTTCTGTGAAAGCAAATGCTAAAAATTATTTTTTTACTGGAGTAAACTGGATTCGTGATTTAAAAAAACCATATATAGAGGATATAAGAAATATAGAAAAAGACGATAATAATCCTGATAATACAACAGAAAAAATAACCATTTCACCATCAATAGAAATAGCTCATATATTTAAAATTGGTTCAATTTATTCAAAAAAAATAAATTTTTCTATAAAAAATAAAGATAAAAAAGATGTTTTTTTAAAAATGGGATGTTATGGAATAGGAATAACTCGATTAATAGCAACTATTATAGAGCAACACCATGATAAGTACGGTATTATATGGCCAAATTCCATTGCACCTTTTCACGTTGCTTTAATACCTATTAATTTTCATAAATCTACTACTGTTAAAAAGACTAGTAATCATATGTATGATGAATTAAAAAAAAATAATATTGACACTATTCTCGATAATAGAAAAGAATATTTAGGAAAAATGTTTTCTGAAATAGAACTGATTGGTATTCCACATATACTTATACTAAAAAAAAATCATATTTTAAAAGGAAAAATCGAATATAAAAATAGAAGAGAAAAAAACAATATTCTCATTCCTATTAAAAATGTTATAGATTTTATAAAACAACAAATGGTTTAA
- a CDS encoding ribonuclease HII codes for MKRIFPCYMRTAGIDEVGVGAIAGDIVSSAVILDPKFPILGLQDSKKISSKKRLVLYKKIIKNAYSWSIGKVSCKEIDILSVSKAIELSMIRAINRLTVKPTFIFIDGIRTLNISIPNISIIKGDNIVKEISAASIIAKVSRDNSMVVLDKIFPKYGFLNHKGYCTYKHICALKKYGFTKFHRRSYRLKLL; via the coding sequence ATGAAAAGAATTTTTCCATGTTATATGCGTACAGCTGGAATAGATGAAGTAGGAGTTGGTGCAATAGCAGGAGATATAGTTAGTTCTGCTGTTATTTTAGATCCAAAATTTCCTATATTAGGACTTCAGGATTCAAAAAAAATATCTTCAAAAAAAAGATTGGTTTTGTATAAGAAAATAATTAAAAACGCTTATTCATGGAGTATAGGTAAAGTTTCTTGTAAAGAAATAGATATTTTAAGTGTATCTAAAGCAATAGAATTATCTATGATAAGAGCAATTAATCGATTAACAGTTAAACCTACTTTTATATTTATAGATGGCATTAGAACTTTAAATATATCTATTCCTAATATTTCAATTATTAAAGGAGATAATATTGTTAAAGAAATAAGCGCTGCTTCTATTATAGCTAAAGTATCACGTGATAATAGCATGGTAGTATTAGATAAAATTTTTCCAAAATATGGTTTTTTAAACCATAAAGGATATTGTACATATAAGCATATATGTGCATTAAAAAAGTATGGATTTACTAAATTTCATCGTCGTAGTTATAGGTTAAAATTATTATAA